Part of the Natronobacterium gregoryi SP2 genome, CGGCCGACGATCGTTTCGGTCGCTACGTCGTCGTGGCCGTGTTCGGCTGCGACCTTTCGTGTCTCTTCGAACAGCCGGGCGGCGGCTTCGCGGCGGGCGTCGATCAGTGAGTCGTACGCGTAGACGGCACCGTCGCCGTACATCGACGTGCTGGGATTGATGATGTGCACCAGCCTGAGATCGGCGTCGGGGTAAGCAGTTGCCGCGTGGGCGACCGCTTTTCTCGCCGGCTCCGAGTCGTCGATCGGCACGAGTACCTGCATGCTCGTTCGTTCACGAAGCGTCTACAAAAAGGCACGCGCCGGCTCTCGGAGCAACAGGAGTAAGACGATCTGTTTCCGAAAGTCAGTATGGCCGTGGAGGGGCTCGGACTGGTCGTCGCCGCCGGCGTCTTTACTGCGATAGTCTGTGGTCTGGGCACCCTCCCGTTTTTCTTCGTCGACGACGTCAGTGATAGAGCAACCGTCGTTCTCTGGGGGCTGGCGGGCGGAATCATGCTGTTCGCGTCGGTGTTT contains:
- a CDS encoding universal stress protein, with protein sequence MQVLVPIDDSEPARKAVAHAATAYPDADLRLVHIINPSTSMYGDGAVYAYDSLIDARREAAARLFEETRKVAAEHGHDDVATETIVGRPAREIVSVATEENVDLVVIGSHGRSGASRVLLGSVAETVVRQAPVPVTVVR